One stretch of Riemerella columbina DNA includes these proteins:
- a CDS encoding M1 family metallopeptidase: MKAKLWIIGVFCGVLSYGQNIQNNPKSNHGNKFEQLGTILPTPNVYRTASGAPGSQYWQQRADYDISAYLDEEKLNLKGAETITYYNNSPDQLDYLWLQLDENEQSTVKNAGYQFSSRLPKIATDEGLKVTNLPEKDNGYGVNIEKVTDANGKALPYIVNKTMMRIDLPKPLKTGEVFKFNIEWNYNIPNRITMGGRGGYEYFPEDGNHIFTITQWYPRMCVYSDFKGWQNHQFTGRGEFALTFGDFKVKMNVPADHIVAATGEGQNYKEVLTPAQYSRWQKAQNAKEPVEIVTLEEAKTAEKNKNKNRKIWQFKADNVRDFAWTSSRKFIWDGMAEIIKDNGKKVMCMSIYPKEAYALYRPFSTKAVAHTIRVYSDFTIPYPYPVAQSVEAANGMEYPMICFNYGRTEKDGTYSEATKNGMIGVIIHEVGHNYFPMIINSDERQWSWMDEGLNTFLQYLAENLWDKNFPTRRGPARNIVDYMKLPKDQLEPIMVNSENINNFGANAYAKPATGLVILRETIMGRDLFDKAFKTYAKRWAFKHPEPADFFRTMEDASAEDLDWFWRGWFFDIDPVDISIDQVTVAEPDFSAEPPKKEVHIKVDEPQINDFETITQQRNREEGKTFYTDADHSLRDFYWRYSRGKEQLKVKEISRVEEPFERVSAKNIKNLENIKAYQIDFSNKGGMVMPIILEFTFEDGTKLHDKISAQVWRKNEQKVSLTYYFDKKLKAIQLDPREETADIDTTNNHWSAEGQAPEVSKFQVFKMKGEPARRGASQGRLNPMQAAKPQQ; this comes from the coding sequence ATGAAAGCAAAGTTATGGATAATAGGCGTGTTTTGTGGTGTTTTGTCTTATGGACAGAATATTCAGAACAACCCTAAAAGCAACCACGGCAATAAATTTGAGCAATTAGGCACCATTTTACCGACGCCTAATGTGTATAGAACCGCCTCGGGCGCCCCTGGTAGTCAGTATTGGCAGCAACGCGCAGACTATGATATTTCGGCGTATTTAGATGAGGAAAAGCTCAATTTAAAAGGTGCCGAAACCATTACTTATTACAATAACTCGCCTGATCAGTTGGATTATCTCTGGCTTCAGTTGGACGAAAATGAGCAATCTACGGTTAAAAATGCAGGCTATCAGTTCAGTTCTCGTTTGCCTAAAATAGCCACTGATGAAGGCTTAAAAGTAACCAACTTACCGGAGAAAGATAATGGCTATGGTGTTAATATAGAGAAAGTTACCGATGCCAATGGCAAAGCTTTACCTTATATTGTCAATAAAACGATGATGAGAATAGACTTGCCGAAACCTTTAAAAACAGGCGAGGTGTTTAAGTTCAACATTGAGTGGAATTACAACATTCCCAACCGCATTACCATGGGCGGCAGGGGCGGTTACGAGTATTTTCCAGAAGATGGCAATCATATTTTTACCATCACGCAGTGGTATCCGAGAATGTGCGTGTACAGCGATTTTAAAGGTTGGCAAAACCACCAATTTACAGGCAGAGGCGAGTTTGCGCTGACCTTTGGCGATTTTAAAGTCAAAATGAATGTGCCTGCAGACCATATTGTAGCGGCAACGGGCGAGGGGCAGAATTATAAAGAAGTGCTTACACCAGCCCAATACAGCCGATGGCAAAAAGCCCAAAATGCCAAAGAACCCGTGGAAATTGTCACCTTAGAAGAGGCTAAAACCGCCGAAAAAAATAAAAATAAAAACCGTAAAATTTGGCAATTTAAAGCCGATAATGTCCGAGATTTTGCCTGGACTTCTTCGCGTAAATTCATTTGGGACGGAATGGCAGAAATCATCAAAGACAACGGCAAAAAGGTGATGTGTATGTCCATTTATCCTAAAGAAGCCTATGCGCTGTATCGCCCATTTTCTACCAAAGCCGTGGCACATACCATCAGGGTTTATTCGGATTTTACCATTCCTTATCCTTATCCTGTGGCGCAGTCGGTGGAGGCTGCAAACGGTATGGAATATCCAATGATTTGCTTTAATTATGGGCGTACCGAGAAAGATGGTACCTATTCCGAAGCCACCAAAAACGGAATGATTGGCGTGATTATCCACGAGGTGGGGCACAACTATTTCCCGATGATCATCAACTCTGATGAAAGGCAATGGAGCTGGATGGATGAGGGGCTCAACACTTTTTTACAATACTTAGCGGAGAACCTTTGGGACAAAAATTTCCCCACCCGAAGAGGTCCTGCACGGAATATCGTAGACTATATGAAACTCCCGAAAGACCAATTGGAACCCATTATGGTCAATTCCGAAAATATCAACAATTTTGGAGCTAATGCCTATGCAAAGCCAGCTACGGGGCTCGTTATATTGAGGGAAACCATTATGGGTAGAGATTTATTTGATAAAGCCTTTAAAACCTATGCCAAAAGATGGGCGTTTAAGCACCCTGAGCCTGCGGACTTTTTCAGAACGATGGAAGATGCCAGCGCCGAGGATTTAGATTGGTTTTGGAGGGGTTGGTTTTTTGATATTGATCCTGTGGATATTAGTATTGATCAAGTCACTGTGGCAGAGCCAGATTTTAGCGCCGAACCTCCTAAAAAAGAGGTGCATATTAAGGTTGATGAGCCTCAGATTAACGATTTTGAAACCATCACACAACAGCGCAACCGAGAGGAAGGCAAAACTTTTTATACCGATGCTGACCACAGTCTTAGGGATTTCTATTGGCGCTATTCTCGTGGAAAAGAACAATTAAAAGTGAAGGAAATCAGCCGTGTGGAAGAACCTTTTGAGCGGGTGAGTGCTAAAAACATTAAGAATTTAGAAAATATTAAAGCCTACCAAATTGATTTCTCCAATAAAGGCGGAATGGTAATGCCGATTATCTTAGAATTTACCTTTGAAGATGGCACTAAGTTGCACGATAAAATCTCGGCGCAGGTATGGCGTAAGAACGAGCAAAAAGTGTCCCTCACTTATTATTTTGATAAAAAATTGAAAGCCATACAGCTGGATCCAAGAGAGGAAACCGCCGATATTGACACCACCAATAACCATTGGTCAGCGGAAGGTCAAGCACCTGAGGTTTCTAAATTCCAAGTCTTTAAGATGAAGGGAGAGCCAGCGCGCCGTGGGGCATCGCAAGGGAGATTAAATCCAATGCAAGCCGCAAAGCCTCAACAGTAG
- a CDS encoding enoyl-CoA hydratase/isomerase family protein produces the protein MEAFVSAEIKNSIAEITFGTPKSNALPGDILERLATTIQQEAAKTEVKALLIKSVGERAFCAGASFDELLAIEDLETSKRFFGGFAKVLHAMRTCGKIVVVRVQGKVTGGGVGIACAADYCFATKAAAMALTEINLGIGPFVIGPYVERKIGASQLMAMAIDAEFRTAEWAERYNVYHHLSDSIEEMDTHIEGFLAQLSGRSAQALAYLKEMAWQGTSHFDALMPQRIEMSASLVLEDTAKANIQKIKERLRK, from the coding sequence ATGGAAGCATTTGTAAGCGCAGAGATTAAAAATTCTATAGCCGAAATTACCTTCGGGACGCCAAAAAGTAACGCCTTGCCAGGGGATATTTTGGAGCGATTGGCGACCACCATACAGCAAGAAGCCGCTAAAACAGAGGTGAAAGCTTTACTAATCAAGTCCGTGGGTGAGCGAGCTTTTTGTGCAGGTGCCAGCTTTGATGAGCTTTTAGCCATTGAAGATCTTGAAACTTCTAAGCGGTTTTTTGGCGGTTTTGCTAAGGTTCTCCACGCGATGAGAACTTGCGGAAAGATCGTGGTGGTAAGGGTGCAAGGCAAGGTAACAGGTGGCGGTGTGGGCATCGCTTGTGCAGCGGACTATTGTTTTGCGACTAAGGCGGCAGCTATGGCTTTAACGGAAATCAATTTGGGGATTGGTCCCTTTGTGATTGGTCCTTATGTGGAGCGTAAAATTGGGGCTTCACAACTGATGGCAATGGCAATAGATGCGGAGTTTAGAACGGCAGAATGGGCAGAGCGCTACAATGTTTATCACCACCTCAGCGATTCTATAGAGGAGATGGATACCCATATAGAAGGCTTTTTGGCTCAGCTTTCGGGGCGTAGTGCTCAAGCGCTGGCTTACCTAAAAGAGATGGCGTGGCAGGGAACTTCGCACTTTGATGCTCTGATGCCTCAACGCATAGAAATGAGTGCCAGCCTCGTTTTAGAAGACACCGCCAAAGCCAACATCCAAAAAATAAAAGAGCGGCTGAGGAAGTAG
- a CDS encoding HipA family kinase codes for MQEMRTVTVMRYITPLREGGSLPALAEADDDFKYVLKFRGAGHGVKMLISELLGGKIAQALGLQIPELVFALLDVDFGRTEGDEEIQDLLKASEGLNLGLHYLSGALTYEPSIKIDPLLASKIVWLDAFTTNIDRTFRNTNLLMWHKELWVIDNGASFYFHHSWANFEKAAQSPFAYVKDHALLPQASELAAADAWAHQVLNEDFFRELVNLIPEEWLQWQDVEETPAQIREVYFQFLTRRLQHSSIFLKEAENARGQII; via the coding sequence ATGCAAGAGATGAGAACGGTTACCGTGATGCGCTATATTACGCCACTGAGAGAGGGTGGCTCTTTGCCGGCGTTGGCAGAGGCTGATGATGATTTTAAGTATGTGCTGAAATTCCGTGGGGCAGGGCACGGCGTGAAAATGCTCATCTCCGAGTTGCTCGGCGGGAAGATTGCCCAAGCTTTGGGACTGCAAATTCCAGAGTTGGTTTTTGCTCTGTTGGATGTGGATTTTGGGCGTACCGAGGGCGATGAGGAAATCCAAGACCTACTGAAAGCCAGCGAGGGGCTCAACCTCGGTCTGCACTACCTTTCGGGGGCGCTTACTTATGAACCTTCCATTAAAATTGACCCTCTTTTGGCATCAAAAATCGTGTGGTTAGATGCCTTTACCACCAATATTGACCGCACTTTCCGAAACACCAACCTGCTGATGTGGCACAAAGAATTGTGGGTGATAGACAATGGGGCGTCCTTTTATTTTCACCATTCGTGGGCGAATTTTGAGAAGGCAGCTCAGTCGCCGTTTGCCTATGTGAAGGACCACGCCCTTTTGCCCCAAGCCAGCGAGTTGGCGGCGGCAGATGCGTGGGCACATCAAGTATTGAACGAGGATTTTTTCCGAGAATTGGTCAACCTCATCCCCGAAGAATGGCTCCAGTGGCAAGATGTGGAGGAAACGCCCGCACAGATCCGAGAGGTTTATTTTCAGTTCCTCACCCGCCGACTTCAACATTCATCAATATTTCTAAAAGAAGCCGAAAATGCAAGAGGACAAATTATATGA
- the recA gene encoding recombinase RecA, whose product MAKTDKKEINPIEDKKKALAAVLEKLDKAYGKGTVMKLGDGIVDNNIEVISSGSLGLDLALGVGGYPKGRIVEIYGPESSGKTTLTLHAIAEAQKSGGVAAFIDAEHAFDMSYAERLGINLQELIISQPDNGEQALEIADNLIRSGGVDIVVIDSVAALTPKAEIDGDMGDSKMGLHARLMSQALRKLTSSISKTKCTVIFINQLRDKIGVMFGSPETTTGGNALKFYASVRIDIRRQLSDTGKIKDKAGNVIGNRTRVKVVKNKVAPPFKSAEFDVMYGEGVSKTGEILDVATELGIISKSGSWFSYGDTRLGQGRDTIKELIKDNPELAEELEQKIREQLQAKK is encoded by the coding sequence ATGGCAAAAACAGATAAAAAGGAAATCAACCCGATTGAAGATAAAAAAAAGGCGTTAGCCGCCGTATTAGAGAAATTAGACAAAGCTTATGGTAAAGGCACCGTGATGAAATTAGGCGACGGTATTGTGGATAACAATATTGAAGTGATTTCATCTGGCTCGTTAGGTTTAGACTTGGCATTGGGCGTTGGTGGCTACCCTAAGGGGAGAATTGTAGAAATCTACGGTCCTGAATCTTCAGGAAAAACCACCCTCACGCTACACGCCATCGCCGAGGCTCAAAAGTCAGGTGGTGTAGCCGCTTTTATTGATGCTGAGCACGCTTTTGATATGAGCTATGCCGAAAGATTGGGCATCAACTTACAAGAATTGATCATCTCTCAGCCTGATAATGGCGAGCAAGCGCTGGAAATCGCCGATAACCTCATTCGCTCTGGCGGTGTAGATATCGTGGTGATAGACTCCGTGGCGGCATTGACCCCAAAAGCTGAAATTGATGGCGATATGGGAGATTCTAAAATGGGACTCCACGCCAGATTGATGTCGCAAGCGCTGAGAAAGCTGACCAGCTCTATTTCTAAAACCAAATGTACGGTGATTTTCATCAACCAATTGAGGGATAAAATTGGCGTAATGTTCGGAAGTCCTGAAACGACCACAGGCGGAAATGCTCTAAAATTCTATGCTTCGGTGAGAATTGACATCCGCAGACAGTTGAGCGACACTGGAAAAATCAAGGACAAAGCAGGTAATGTTATCGGTAACCGCACCCGTGTGAAAGTGGTTAAAAATAAAGTAGCACCGCCATTCAAAAGTGCCGAATTTGATGTGATGTATGGCGAAGGGGTTTCTAAAACGGGTGAGATTTTAGATGTTGCCACAGAATTAGGTATCATCAGCAAAAGTGGATCTTGGTTCAGCTACGGCGATACCCGCTTAGGACAAGGACGAGACACGATAAAAGAGCTCATCAAAGACAATCCAGAACTCGCCGAAGAGCTGGAACAAAAAATTAGAGAACAACTACAAGCTAAAAAATAA
- the radA gene encoding DNA repair protein RadA, whose product MAKIKTVYYCQNCGTQYSKWHGQCQNCGEWNTLVEEIATPASSSKNYAGDFGRPHIINIIEVETHTEERIKTPSEELNRVLGGGIVLGSVTLIGGEPGIGKSTLLLQLALKMKKKILYVSGEESASQIKMRANRLTEKQNPNCFLYTETSIEKILHEAQKLSPDFVIVDSIQTLHSQTMESSPGTVSQIRECASELIKYAKASNIPIFLVGHITKDGQIAGPKVLEHMVDVVLNFDGDRNHLFRLLRANKNRFGSTAEIGIYEMISAGLKEIKNPSEVLITKKLEDFSGNAVAVTLEGNRPMLLEMQALVSTAVYGTPQRSSTGFDAKRLNMLLAVLEKRSGFQLGSKDVFLNITGGIKTDDPALDLAVVAAILSSNEDIAIPERFCFAGEIGLSGEIRPVPQIEKRISEAEKLGYDKIFISKQNKIPRRKINIEIVEVSKIEDFHEMLF is encoded by the coding sequence GTGGCTAAAATAAAAACCGTTTATTACTGCCAAAACTGTGGCACTCAATATTCTAAATGGCACGGACAATGCCAAAACTGCGGCGAGTGGAATACGCTGGTGGAAGAAATAGCCACCCCCGCATCTTCTTCTAAAAACTACGCTGGCGACTTCGGCAGACCCCACATCATCAATATTATAGAGGTAGAAACCCACACAGAAGAGCGCATAAAAACCCCAAGCGAGGAGCTCAACCGCGTGCTGGGTGGCGGCATCGTCTTAGGCTCTGTTACGCTCATCGGTGGAGAGCCCGGCATCGGAAAATCTACACTATTGCTGCAACTCGCCCTGAAGATGAAGAAGAAAATCCTCTATGTTTCTGGCGAAGAGAGCGCCTCTCAGATTAAAATGCGAGCCAACCGACTGACCGAAAAACAGAACCCCAATTGTTTTCTCTACACCGAAACTTCCATTGAAAAAATCCTCCACGAAGCGCAGAAACTATCGCCAGATTTCGTGATTGTGGACTCCATACAAACCCTGCATTCTCAAACGATGGAGAGCTCCCCAGGAACCGTCTCGCAGATTAGAGAATGCGCCTCGGAGCTCATCAAATACGCCAAAGCCAGCAATATTCCGATATTTTTGGTAGGGCATATTACCAAAGATGGGCAGATTGCAGGCCCCAAGGTGCTGGAGCATATGGTAGATGTAGTGCTTAACTTTGATGGCGATAGGAACCACCTGTTCCGATTGCTTAGAGCCAACAAAAACCGCTTCGGTTCTACGGCAGAAATTGGCATCTACGAGATGATTTCCGCTGGGCTCAAGGAGATTAAAAACCCCTCCGAAGTGCTGATTACCAAAAAGCTGGAGGACTTCTCTGGCAATGCCGTTGCCGTGACTTTGGAGGGCAACCGCCCGATGCTTTTGGAGATGCAAGCCTTGGTGAGCACCGCCGTTTATGGCACACCGCAGCGCAGTTCTACGGGGTTTGATGCCAAACGGCTGAATATGCTTTTGGCAGTTTTAGAGAAGCGCTCAGGCTTCCAGTTGGGCTCCAAAGATGTCTTTCTGAACATCACAGGCGGCATCAAAACGGATGATCCAGCCTTGGACTTAGCTGTGGTCGCCGCCATTCTCTCCTCTAACGAGGATATTGCCATCCCAGAGCGGTTTTGCTTCGCTGGGGAAATCGGTTTGAGCGGTGAGATTCGCCCTGTGCCCCAGATTGAGAAGCGTATTTCCGAAGCGGAGAAGCTTGGCTACGATAAGATTTTCATTTCTAAACAAAATAAAATCCCCAGACGCAAAATTAACATAGAGATTGTAGAAGTGTCTAAAATAGAAGACTTCCACGAGATGCTTTTTTGA
- a CDS encoding SIMPL domain-containing protein encodes MMRKLVLLGILLVGQWMLAQKNFIDQPYLETSAKADSMVIPDRIYLNILLNEADSKNRISVEEQEQRLEKVLKSLGIEVKKDLSLQSLGSNYQSYFLRGQNVVKQKRYNLLVRDAVTAGKVLMGLEQQGISNVYISKVEYSKAEELLMTLKAMAVAKSHKIAENMVKPLGQKLGKAIHMVDESVYYTPVAANMMMRKEYTQASPAPPEPIDTEFKKIKFEASVRVVYQLD; translated from the coding sequence ATGATGAGAAAATTGGTTTTATTAGGCATTCTTTTGGTGGGACAATGGATGCTGGCACAGAAAAATTTTATAGATCAGCCGTATTTAGAAACCTCGGCAAAAGCAGATTCTATGGTCATCCCAGACCGTATTTACCTCAATATTCTACTCAACGAAGCGGATAGCAAAAATCGGATTTCTGTGGAAGAGCAGGAGCAGCGTTTAGAGAAGGTGCTAAAATCTTTAGGCATAGAGGTGAAGAAGGATCTATCACTGCAATCTTTGGGGAGCAATTATCAAAGCTATTTTTTAAGAGGTCAAAATGTGGTGAAGCAAAAACGCTATAACCTATTGGTGAGAGATGCCGTAACGGCTGGAAAAGTGCTGATGGGCTTGGAGCAACAGGGGATTTCTAATGTGTACATTTCTAAAGTGGAATATTCCAAAGCTGAAGAATTGCTGATGACCCTCAAAGCGATGGCAGTGGCGAAATCTCACAAAATAGCAGAAAATATGGTAAAACCATTGGGTCAAAAGTTAGGAAAAGCCATCCATATGGTAGATGAAAGTGTTTACTATACGCCTGTGGCAGCCAATATGATGATGCGAAAAGAATACACCCAAGCCTCGCCTGCACCACCAGAACCGATAGACACGGAGTTTAAGAAAATTAAATTTGAAGCCAGCGTGCGCGTAGTTTATCAGTTAGATTAA
- a CDS encoding DUF3037 domain-containing protein, which translates to MQEDKLYEYAVIRLVPKVEREEFFNVGLVLFSKKARYIRVAFHLCEEKFRLMRCPMDYEEVAHQLSNFKKIAEGSPEGGTIAQLDIPERFRWLTAVRSAVIQTSRPHPGKTQDLDATFDRLFEELVR; encoded by the coding sequence ATGCAAGAGGACAAATTATATGAATACGCCGTAATCCGCTTAGTGCCGAAGGTTGAGCGTGAAGAGTTTTTTAATGTAGGCTTGGTTTTGTTCAGCAAGAAAGCCCGCTATATCCGTGTGGCGTTCCACCTTTGCGAGGAAAAATTCCGACTGATGCGCTGCCCGATGGACTATGAGGAGGTGGCACACCAGCTGTCCAACTTCAAGAAAATTGCAGAGGGTAGCCCCGAGGGTGGTACCATTGCTCAATTGGATATTCCAGAGCGGTTCCGTTGGCTGACCGCTGTTCGTAGTGCCGTCATCCAAACCTCCCGACCGCACCCAGGCAAAACCCAAGACTTAGATGCCACCTTTGACCGCCTCTTTGAGGAGTTGGTGAGGTAA